The nucleotide window GGTGGTACAGGATTACAAAGATTCGTACTACCTCAAGCTTACAGACACTCAGAAGATTTAGATTTCTTTTTTACTAACTTAAAAACAAAAGAAGAGATAGATAATATAAAAAATAATATCTTAGAATTAATGTTACAAATTCCTGAAGTAAAACTTGAAAATATAAAATGGATAAAAGATGAAAAAGCTTATAGAATGTTTTATAGTTTTAAAGAAAATGATGAGATTATAAAAATTGAACTTTTGAATTTTACTTGTTGTAGATTGAAAGATTTTTCATTTATAAATAGTGATATTTTTAGAACTGAAAACTTATATAATCTTCTGTTATACAAATTAAAAGCTTTGTGCGATAGACCTGATACAATAAAAGATCTTTTTGATTTATATTTTATATTAAGAGAATTAGAAGAAGTTAATATTAAAACTTTGATAGAAGATATAAATGAAAAATTTGAAGATGCCATTGGAATAAAATACTCTAAA belongs to Arcobacter defluvii and includes:
- a CDS encoding nucleotidyl transferase AbiEii/AbiGii toxin family protein, whose amino-acid sequence is MHRDNWDDVFENQDKILKQLKPLEDELFLAGGTGLQRFVLPQAYRHSEDLDFFFTNLKTKEEIDNIKNNILELMLQIPEVKLENIKWIKDEKAYRMFYSFKENDEIIKIELLNFTCCRLKDFSFINSDIFRTENLYNLLLYKLKALCDRPDTIKDLFDLYFILRELEEVNIKTLIEDINEKFEDAIGIKYSKENIISSLNHKLDWDIEIGEHIKHLHGLKLEIDLFQSELKNAFLQDDILDFSYNSKIGKKALEFDLDKNDYIDAIEDNQFIVEEWKKYFQN